The Citrifermentans bemidjiense Bem genome window below encodes:
- a CDS encoding B12-binding domain-containing radical SAM protein — protein MNITLIAIHPERSPQAVPLACAFLKEALLADASLRGKVEAEVLEFFQGDDPARCAESIAQAKPQLVAFSVYVWSRESAIETARELRSRVPGVVICAGGAEPTANPAGLLETGLFDFLVRGEGEGSFLQAVKLLAQGAMPQGVPGVVLPGEAPGALPAPLDLEQIPSPYLSGQLDPTVPGGALWQLSRGCDFACAFCYDHKGNGGVRRFALKRIEAELRLFARLQVPQVFVLDSTFNKVPQRAKEILRLIRKLAPGVHFHFEVRSEFIDAEMAELFASITCSLQIGLQSADPAVLRGVGRGFDRDDFVMRASLLNRTGAIFGFDLIYGLPGDSLKLFRSSLDFALSLYPNHLDIFPLAVLPGTRLNGKADALGLEHLKVPPYTVLSTPTFSAKELKEASALAAACDVFYSRGKAVAWFNAVACSLKLSPSAFLAGFAHLLGERGGERGKGDRGRGDLGAAAAVPDRSFPAEEEGAPAPPGAGPRRLPPLLC, from the coding sequence ATGAACATTACGCTCATAGCCATACATCCGGAGCGCTCGCCGCAGGCGGTGCCGCTTGCCTGCGCCTTTCTCAAGGAGGCACTTCTTGCCGATGCATCTTTGCGCGGGAAGGTAGAGGCCGAGGTCCTGGAATTTTTCCAGGGCGACGACCCGGCGCGCTGCGCCGAAAGCATCGCCCAAGCAAAGCCTCAGTTGGTCGCCTTCTCGGTCTACGTCTGGAGCCGCGAGAGCGCCATCGAGACGGCGCGCGAGCTCCGGTCCCGGGTCCCGGGGGTGGTGATCTGCGCCGGGGGTGCGGAACCCACGGCGAACCCGGCGGGCCTTCTGGAGACCGGCCTCTTCGACTTCCTGGTGCGCGGCGAGGGGGAGGGGTCTTTCCTGCAGGCGGTAAAGCTCCTGGCTCAGGGAGCGATGCCGCAAGGGGTGCCGGGCGTGGTCCTGCCGGGTGAGGCGCCAGGAGCGCTCCCTGCCCCGCTCGACCTGGAACAGATCCCTTCTCCTTACCTTTCCGGACAGCTCGACCCCACCGTCCCCGGCGGCGCCCTCTGGCAGCTCTCCCGCGGCTGCGACTTCGCCTGCGCCTTCTGCTACGACCACAAGGGAAACGGCGGGGTGCGGCGCTTCGCGCTCAAGCGGATCGAGGCGGAGCTGCGACTGTTCGCGCGCCTTCAGGTCCCCCAGGTGTTCGTGCTGGACTCGACCTTCAACAAGGTGCCGCAACGGGCCAAGGAGATCCTGCGCCTGATCAGGAAGCTGGCGCCCGGGGTGCACTTCCACTTCGAGGTGCGCAGCGAGTTCATCGACGCGGAGATGGCCGAGCTCTTCGCCTCCATCACCTGCTCCCTGCAGATCGGCCTGCAAAGCGCGGATCCGGCGGTCTTACGTGGGGTGGGGCGCGGCTTTGACCGCGACGACTTCGTCATGCGCGCTTCCCTTTTAAATCGCACCGGCGCCATCTTCGGCTTCGACCTCATCTACGGCCTTCCCGGCGACAGCCTGAAGCTCTTCCGCTCCTCGCTCGATTTCGCCCTCTCGCTCTACCCGAACCACCTGGACATCTTCCCGCTCGCCGTGCTTCCCGGCACCCGGCTCAACGGCAAGGCGGATGCGCTGGGACTGGAGCACCTGAAGGTCCCCCCCTATACGGTCCTCTCCACCCCGACCTTTTCCGCCAAGGAGCTGAAAGAGGCGTCCGCTCTGGCGGCGGCCTGCGATGTCTTCTACAGCCGCGGCAAGGCGGTGGCCTGGTTCAACGCGGTCGCCTGCTCGCTGAAGCTCTCCCCGAGCGCCTTCCTGGCCGGCTTCGCGCATCTTCTGGGCGAACGGGGGGGAGAAAGGGGAAAAGGAGATCGCGGAAGGGGAGATCTGGGGGCTGCAGCGGCAGTTCCTGACCGCTCTTTTCCAGCAGAAGAAGAAGGCGCGCCTGCTCCCCCTGGCGCTGGACCTCGCCGACTACCACCACTACTATGCTGA
- a CDS encoding GMP reductase, whose protein sequence is MFLESDIKLGFSDVLIRPKRSNLKSRSQVDLQRHFKFLHSRHEWTGVPVIAANMDTTGTFEVADRLASHEMLTAIHKHYSIAEWDAYLASRNDDIYPRIMVSTGTSEADFEKVSAILGKHPKLEFICIDVANGYAESFVEFVAKMREAYAEKTIVAGNVVTGEMVEELLLSGADIVKVGIGPGSVCTTRVKAGVGYPQLSAVIECADAAHGLGGRIISDGGCTCPGDVAKAFGGGADFVMLGGMFAGHDECGGQLLERGGRQFKLFYGMSSTTAMDKHAGGVASYRASEGKTVEVPYRGPIDETVRDVLGGVRSACTYVGASALKELTKRTTFIRVQEQENRIFG, encoded by the coding sequence ATGTTCCTGGAAAGCGACATAAAGCTCGGTTTCAGCGATGTCCTCATCAGACCCAAGCGGTCCAATCTCAAGAGCCGTTCGCAGGTGGACCTGCAGCGGCACTTCAAGTTCCTGCATAGCCGGCACGAATGGACCGGGGTGCCGGTCATCGCAGCGAACATGGATACCACCGGCACCTTCGAGGTCGCCGACCGGCTGGCGTCCCACGAGATGCTCACCGCCATCCACAAGCACTACTCCATTGCCGAGTGGGACGCCTACCTCGCCAGCCGCAACGACGACATCTACCCCCGCATCATGGTAAGCACCGGAACCTCCGAGGCCGATTTCGAGAAGGTCTCCGCCATCCTGGGAAAACACCCCAAGCTCGAATTCATCTGCATCGACGTCGCCAACGGCTATGCCGAGAGCTTTGTTGAGTTCGTGGCGAAGATGAGGGAGGCGTACGCGGAGAAGACCATTGTGGCGGGGAACGTGGTCACCGGCGAGATGGTAGAGGAACTGCTCTTGTCCGGCGCCGACATCGTCAAGGTCGGCATAGGTCCGGGCTCGGTCTGCACCACCCGGGTCAAGGCGGGAGTCGGTTACCCGCAACTCTCCGCGGTGATCGAATGCGCCGACGCGGCGCACGGTCTAGGGGGGAGGATCATCTCCGACGGCGGCTGCACCTGCCCCGGCGACGTCGCCAAGGCGTTCGGAGGGGGAGCCGACTTCGTCATGCTAGGGGGGATGTTCGCCGGGCACGACGAATGCGGGGGGCAGCTCCTTGAACGCGGGGGGAGGCAGTTCAAGCTTTTCTACGGCATGAGCTCCACCACAGCCATGGACAAGCACGCAGGCGGCGTCGCCTCCTACCGCGCTTCGGAAGGAAAGACCGTGGAGGTCCCCTACCGCGGCCCCATCGACGAAACGGTGCGCGACGTCCTGGGGGGGGTACGTTCCGCCTGCACCTACGTAGGCGCCTCAGCCCTTAAGGAGCTCACCAAGCGGACCACCTTCATCAGGGTTCAGGAACAGGAGAACAGGATCTTCGGGTAA
- a CDS encoding sulfurtransferase, producing the protein MAGKHLVRLLSVLALIISLAGTSWAKQQQGYKGYARGSALITAKELKQLIDAKDKKLVIIAAENDVEYRLGHIPGSFQVDRPAYEAPAATQNGVTGNLIDAAGFTKLAQELGINKDSKVVVYDTKYDATRLWWAFLYYGKGDVRVLDGGIKAWKDAGYDTAILAPDAARAGAFVAKVALPRSRVETPEILALKDPAKGQLWDNRDRKEYCGEELKKGAYRKGRIPWGKHSDWAIFKKKENAGEWLTAAEAQAILKKLGVDGKKDQYFFCQSGVRSTQAMFTFYLLGYPLNKLHNYDSSWIGWSKDASLPIETGCDLNPAVATAR; encoded by the coding sequence ATGGCAGGCAAACATCTGGTACGGCTCCTTTCCGTTCTGGCGCTGATAATCAGCCTGGCGGGGACGTCCTGGGCGAAACAACAGCAGGGATACAAGGGATATGCGCGCGGCTCCGCCCTGATCACGGCAAAGGAGCTGAAGCAGCTCATCGACGCGAAGGACAAGAAACTGGTGATCATCGCGGCGGAGAATGACGTCGAATACCGCCTCGGCCACATACCTGGATCGTTCCAGGTGGACCGCCCTGCCTACGAGGCCCCCGCGGCGACGCAAAACGGGGTGACGGGCAACCTGATCGACGCAGCAGGTTTCACCAAGCTGGCGCAGGAGCTCGGCATCAACAAGGATTCCAAGGTCGTAGTCTACGACACCAAGTACGACGCGACGCGCCTCTGGTGGGCCTTCCTGTACTACGGCAAAGGTGACGTGAGGGTGCTTGACGGCGGGATCAAGGCCTGGAAGGACGCCGGTTACGACACGGCGATCCTGGCGCCGGATGCAGCCAGGGCCGGGGCCTTCGTGGCCAAGGTCGCCCTGCCGCGCAGCAGGGTGGAGACCCCGGAGATCCTCGCGCTGAAAGACCCGGCCAAGGGACAACTCTGGGATAACCGCGACCGCAAGGAGTACTGCGGCGAGGAGTTGAAGAAAGGGGCTTACCGGAAAGGGCGCATCCCCTGGGGCAAGCATAGCGACTGGGCGATCTTCAAGAAGAAGGAGAACGCAGGCGAGTGGCTCACTGCGGCCGAGGCGCAGGCGATTTTGAAAAAGCTGGGTGTGGACGGCAAGAAAGATCAGTATTTCTTCTGCCAGTCTGGAGTGCGCTCCACCCAGGCGATGTTCACCTTTTACCTGCTTGGCTACCCGCTGAACAAGCTGCACAACTACGACAGCTCCTGGATCGGCTGGTCCAAGGATGCTAGCCTCCCCATCGAGACCGGGTGCGACCTGAACCCTGCGGTCGCCACGGCGAGATAG
- the glmU gene encoding bifunctional UDP-N-acetylglucosamine diphosphorylase/glucosamine-1-phosphate N-acetyltransferase GlmU: MGNKISAIVLAAGMGTRMKSDLVKVMHLVAGVPMIQWPVAAAFASGVERCVLVVGHQQEKVRELFAGRGEVSFALQSEQLGTGHAVRCAMTELDPGADTVLILCGDTPLLEAQSLAGMLKAHRETKACITVMTATLGNPFGYGRIVKDATGKVSAITEEKDATEKERLIDEVNAGVYCIDRAFLEKAIATIKNDNAQGEYYLTDVVRQAAQHGLSCLSYKVADPREISGVNDRAQMAEAARVLRGRINRELMLSGVTMIDPETVYIDRGVRIGRDSVVYPGATIEGNTVIGERCVIGQGSLIQNCSIADDVVVKAGSVLEDSKVGPEAAIGPMAHLRAGTELSAHVKIGNFVETKKTFMGEGSKASHLTYLGDATIGRDVNIGCGTITCNYDGVKKHKTVIEDGVFVGSDVQLVAPVTVGRNSLIAAGTTVTKDIPADSLAIARSPQVNKEGYMLRKK, translated from the coding sequence ATGGGTAACAAGATATCTGCGATCGTACTGGCAGCAGGCATGGGGACCAGGATGAAGTCCGACTTGGTCAAGGTGATGCACCTGGTGGCCGGCGTGCCGATGATCCAATGGCCCGTCGCCGCCGCATTTGCTTCAGGCGTGGAGCGCTGCGTGCTGGTGGTCGGCCATCAGCAGGAGAAGGTGCGCGAACTTTTCGCCGGCCGGGGGGAGGTGAGCTTCGCCCTGCAGTCCGAGCAACTCGGGACCGGGCACGCGGTACGCTGCGCCATGACCGAGCTCGACCCCGGCGCGGACACGGTGCTGATTCTCTGCGGCGACACCCCGCTTCTTGAGGCCCAAAGCCTCGCGGGAATGCTCAAGGCGCATCGTGAGACAAAGGCCTGCATCACCGTGATGACCGCGACCCTGGGGAACCCCTTCGGCTACGGCAGGATCGTGAAGGACGCAACCGGAAAGGTCAGCGCCATCACCGAGGAGAAGGACGCGACTGAAAAGGAGCGCCTGATAGATGAGGTGAACGCCGGGGTCTACTGCATTGACCGCGCCTTCCTGGAAAAGGCGATAGCCACCATCAAGAACGACAACGCCCAGGGCGAGTACTATCTCACCGATGTAGTGCGGCAGGCGGCACAGCATGGGCTCAGCTGCCTGAGCTACAAGGTCGCCGACCCGCGGGAGATCAGCGGCGTCAACGACCGGGCCCAGATGGCCGAGGCGGCACGGGTGCTTCGGGGACGGATCAACCGCGAACTGATGCTCTCCGGCGTCACCATGATCGATCCCGAGACGGTCTACATCGACCGCGGCGTCCGCATCGGGCGCGACAGCGTGGTCTACCCGGGAGCCACCATCGAAGGGAACACCGTGATCGGCGAGCGCTGCGTCATCGGCCAGGGGTCGCTCATCCAGAACTGCAGCATAGCCGACGACGTCGTAGTCAAGGCGGGAAGCGTGCTGGAGGACTCCAAGGTCGGGCCCGAGGCGGCCATAGGCCCCATGGCGCACCTGCGTGCCGGGACCGAACTCTCCGCCCACGTCAAGATCGGCAACTTCGTCGAGACCAAGAAGACCTTCATGGGAGAGGGGTCCAAGGCCTCCCATCTCACCTACCTGGGGGACGCCACCATCGGGCGGGACGTGAACATCGGCTGCGGCACCATCACCTGCAACTACGACGGGGTGAAAAAGCACAAGACCGTGATCGAGGACGGCGTCTTCGTGGGGAGCGACGTGCAGCTGGTGGCGCCGGTCACCGTGGGGAGGAACTCCCTGATCGCGGCCGGGACCACCGTCACCAAGGACATCCCTGCCGACTCGCTCGCCATCGCCCGCTCGCCCCAGGTGAACAAGGAAGGGTATATGCTGAGGAAAAAATAA
- a CDS encoding MXAN_5187 C-terminal domain-containing protein — protein sequence MGIQDDIARLEVDLRELIIKYEQYFFGIEKREPLRLLDTVERAVRRYQNVSIPNTSQRFKYESLVSTLSVHKQKWTRTNRLIEEGKFQRDRFRMSLHQKDTPKEPTVAAPTTKSTNDSQLENVYQQYIDARRACNLPVENVTREKVAEAISRQKPALMEKYRCKDVDFVVVIEGGKPSLKARPKNS from the coding sequence ATGGGGATTCAAGATGATATAGCGCGTTTGGAAGTCGATCTGCGCGAGCTCATCATCAAGTACGAGCAGTACTTCTTCGGCATTGAGAAGAGGGAACCGCTGAGACTCCTTGATACAGTCGAGCGCGCAGTGAGGCGGTACCAGAACGTGAGCATTCCCAACACGAGCCAGAGATTCAAGTACGAGTCGCTGGTATCCACGCTGAGCGTGCACAAGCAGAAGTGGACCCGCACCAACCGCCTCATCGAGGAGGGGAAGTTCCAGCGGGACCGCTTCCGGATGTCGCTGCACCAAAAGGACACCCCCAAAGAACCGACCGTCGCAGCCCCCACCACGAAGAGTACCAACGACTCCCAGCTGGAAAACGTGTACCAGCAGTACATCGACGCCCGCCGGGCCTGCAACCTGCCGGTGGAGAACGTCACCCGTGAAAAAGTCGCCGAGGCGATCAGCCGCCAGAAACCCGCCCTGATGGAAAAGTACCGCTGCAAGGACGTCGACTTCGTCGTCGTCATCGAAGGGGGGAAACCCTCCCTGAAGGCCCGCCCGAAAAATTCATGA
- the glmS gene encoding glutamine--fructose-6-phosphate transaminase (isomerizing) codes for MCGIVGFTGRQEATSIIIEGLRRLEYRGYDSAGICTISDGKASIRRSEGKLSNLEKLLAASPVTGTVGIGHTRWATHGRPSEINAHPHQAGPIVVVHNGIIENYLQLREELKGQGHVFKSETDTEVISHLIDQRLKSCDSFEQAVREALAVLKGAYAICIVSENDPDEMIAAKLGSPMVVGIGDGEFYVASDIPAILSHTRSMIFMEDGEMVVFKGGSATFSNVAGGVLNKVPRHIDWSAHMAEKGGYKHFMLKEIFEQPRAVRDTIAGRLREEQGDVYLEDLSLNDAALKGINRICIIACGTSWHAALVGKFLIEEHCRVPVEVDIASEFRYRNPVVDENTLVMLISQSGETADTLAAMRESKRRGGKCVAICNVVDSSIAREADGVIYTHAGPEIGVASTKAFVTQLIALYLFTIRLGRSREVMSLEEGRDLIAAVVRVPALMEEALKLNEQVEKVARNYLQARDFLYLGRGMNYPIALEGALKLKEISYIHAEGYAAGEMKHGPIALIDEHMPVVVLVPKGPNYDKVFSNMEEVIARGGRVIAVCSEGDQEVKDKVEVALEIPEDGCNVSPLILSIPMQLLAYHVAVLKGTDVDQPRNLAKSVTVE; via the coding sequence ATGTGCGGCATCGTAGGATTCACCGGGAGGCAGGAAGCCACCTCGATCATCATTGAAGGGCTGAGGAGACTGGAATACCGCGGTTACGATTCCGCCGGCATCTGCACCATCAGCGACGGCAAGGCAAGCATCAGGCGCAGCGAAGGGAAGCTCTCCAACCTGGAAAAGCTCCTGGCGGCGAGCCCGGTGACCGGGACCGTCGGCATAGGCCACACCCGCTGGGCCACCCACGGCCGCCCCTCCGAAATCAACGCACACCCGCACCAGGCGGGCCCCATCGTGGTGGTGCATAACGGCATCATCGAGAACTACCTGCAGCTGCGCGAGGAGCTGAAAGGGCAGGGGCACGTATTCAAGAGCGAGACCGACACCGAAGTAATCTCCCACCTGATCGACCAGCGCCTGAAGAGTTGCGACAGTTTCGAGCAGGCAGTGCGCGAGGCCCTGGCCGTATTGAAAGGGGCCTACGCCATCTGCATCGTGAGCGAGAACGACCCCGACGAGATGATCGCCGCCAAGCTCGGCTCCCCGATGGTAGTGGGGATCGGCGACGGCGAGTTCTACGTCGCCTCCGACATCCCGGCCATCCTTTCCCACACCCGCTCCATGATCTTCATGGAAGACGGCGAGATGGTCGTCTTCAAGGGGGGGAGTGCCACCTTCAGCAACGTCGCAGGGGGCGTGCTCAACAAGGTGCCGCGCCACATCGACTGGTCCGCGCACATGGCCGAGAAGGGCGGCTACAAACATTTCATGCTCAAGGAGATCTTCGAGCAGCCCCGCGCCGTGAGGGACACCATCGCCGGGAGGCTTAGGGAAGAGCAAGGTGACGTCTATCTCGAAGACCTCTCCCTCAATGACGCAGCACTCAAAGGGATCAACCGCATCTGCATCATCGCCTGCGGCACCTCGTGGCACGCCGCACTCGTCGGCAAGTTCCTGATCGAAGAGCACTGCCGGGTCCCGGTCGAAGTCGACATCGCCTCCGAGTTCCGCTACAGAAACCCCGTCGTCGACGAAAATACCCTGGTGATGCTGATCTCCCAGTCCGGCGAGACCGCCGACACCCTGGCCGCCATGCGCGAGTCCAAACGCCGCGGCGGCAAGTGCGTCGCCATCTGCAACGTGGTCGACTCCTCCATCGCCCGCGAGGCCGACGGCGTCATCTACACCCACGCCGGTCCTGAGATCGGCGTCGCCTCCACCAAGGCCTTCGTAACCCAGCTGATCGCCCTCTACCTCTTCACCATCCGTCTCGGTCGCTCCCGCGAGGTCATGAGCCTGGAAGAGGGGAGGGATCTCATCGCCGCCGTGGTCCGGGTTCCGGCCCTGATGGAAGAGGCGCTGAAGCTGAACGAGCAGGTCGAGAAGGTTGCCAGGAACTACCTGCAGGCGCGCGACTTCCTCTATCTGGGGCGCGGCATGAACTACCCCATCGCCCTAGAAGGCGCGCTGAAATTGAAGGAGATCTCCTACATCCACGCCGAGGGGTACGCCGCCGGCGAGATGAAGCACGGTCCCATCGCGCTCATCGACGAGCACATGCCCGTAGTAGTGCTGGTCCCCAAGGGTCCCAACTACGACAAGGTCTTTTCCAATATGGAAGAAGTCATCGCCCGCGGCGGTCGCGTCATCGCCGTCTGCAGCGAGGGTGACCAGGAAGTAAAAGACAAGGTCGAGGTGGCGCTGGAGATTCCCGAAGACGGCTGCAACGTAAGCCCGTTGATCCTCTCCATCCCCATGCAGCTTCTGGCTTACCACGTAGCGGTCCTCAAGGGGACCGACGTCGACCAGCCGAGAAACCTGGCGAAAAGCGTCACCGTCGAATAA
- a CDS encoding cytochrome c3 family protein encodes MVHVFTRLIPLLLLLLLSQPAFAAQGLAIDPATCLGCHGDKISAEKMAVSVHGKNGCTSCHVEIVELAKHMKGEIKVGKVKCVRCHKKEAAEHALSVHAEKGVQCAGCHTDMHSHTSWNKDKRRVLAKCVQCHSDEKGFLTSVHGKGVIAGNQDSAACNDCHNLHEIKALGNPNSHTNREFHTKVCLRCHADAKLVERNHISEVAVKSYMESYHGKNYRLGYPEKVAGCADCHTAHGILPSKDPNSSVNPNNLVKTCSKCHDKAKTPFTKFYAHGEHNDREKYPILFYTFIAMTGLLVGTFAVFWVHTLLWMIRGFVENREKAAALEEGVILHHVPEGHKQYRRFKRVHVFMHLLVIISFLGLSLTGLPLKFSDQVWAKFLMDLYGGAPNAAAFHRVCAGITFVYFSMALAMSIHFLFIRKDIKGNPLQRLFGPDSLCPNLRDISDVVGMVRWFFFKGPKPAFERWTYWEKFDFIAVFWGMFAIGGSGLMLWFPEFFGMFLPGWAFNVATIIHSDEALLATGFIFSVHFFNTHGRPEKFPMDFVIFNGQMSKHEFVEERGDQWARYEKEGITEKFAAKKSSGIFYDFCLKAFGFTALFIGITLLMLMVYAFMHPHH; translated from the coding sequence ATGGTCCACGTCTTCACACGCCTCATCCCTCTGCTACTGCTACTACTGCTAAGCCAGCCGGCGTTCGCCGCCCAGGGGCTGGCGATCGACCCGGCTACCTGCCTCGGCTGCCATGGAGATAAAATCTCCGCAGAGAAGATGGCAGTGTCGGTGCACGGCAAAAACGGCTGCACCAGCTGTCACGTTGAGATCGTCGAGCTCGCCAAGCACATGAAGGGCGAGATCAAGGTCGGCAAAGTCAAGTGCGTCCGCTGCCACAAGAAGGAAGCTGCCGAACATGCTCTCAGCGTCCACGCCGAGAAGGGTGTCCAGTGCGCCGGTTGCCACACCGACATGCACAGCCACACCTCCTGGAACAAGGACAAGCGCCGGGTGCTCGCCAAGTGCGTGCAGTGCCACTCCGACGAGAAGGGCTTCCTCACCTCGGTCCACGGCAAGGGTGTAATCGCCGGGAACCAGGACTCCGCCGCTTGCAACGACTGCCACAACCTGCACGAGATCAAGGCGCTGGGCAACCCGAACTCGCACACCAACCGCGAATTCCACACCAAGGTCTGCCTCCGCTGCCATGCCGATGCCAAGCTGGTCGAGCGCAACCATATCTCCGAAGTGGCCGTCAAGAGCTACATGGAGAGCTACCACGGCAAGAACTACCGCCTCGGCTATCCGGAGAAGGTTGCCGGCTGCGCTGACTGCCACACCGCGCACGGCATCCTCCCGTCCAAGGATCCGAACTCCTCGGTCAACCCGAACAACCTCGTGAAGACCTGCTCCAAGTGCCACGACAAGGCGAAGACGCCGTTCACCAAGTTCTACGCCCACGGCGAGCACAACGACCGTGAGAAGTACCCGATCCTGTTCTACACCTTCATCGCGATGACCGGCCTCTTGGTAGGCACCTTCGCCGTGTTCTGGGTTCACACCCTGCTCTGGATGATCCGCGGCTTCGTCGAGAACCGTGAGAAGGCTGCAGCACTCGAAGAAGGGGTCATCCTGCACCACGTACCCGAAGGGCACAAGCAGTACCGCCGCTTCAAAAGGGTCCATGTCTTCATGCACCTTCTGGTCATCATCTCCTTCCTCGGCCTGTCGCTGACCGGCCTGCCGCTCAAGTTCAGCGACCAGGTATGGGCGAAGTTCCTGATGGACCTCTACGGCGGGGCGCCCAACGCAGCTGCATTCCACAGGGTTTGCGCGGGCATCACCTTCGTCTACTTCTCCATGGCGCTGGCCATGAGCATCCACTTCCTCTTCATCAGGAAGGACATCAAAGGCAACCCGCTGCAGAGGCTCTTCGGACCTGACTCCCTCTGCCCGAACCTGCGCGACATAAGCGATGTCGTCGGCATGGTCCGCTGGTTCTTCTTCAAAGGGCCGAAGCCGGCCTTCGAAAGGTGGACCTACTGGGAGAAATTCGACTTCATCGCGGTCTTCTGGGGTATGTTCGCCATCGGCGGCTCCGGCCTCATGCTCTGGTTCCCCGAGTTCTTCGGCATGTTCCTGCCGGGTTGGGCCTTCAACGTAGCGACCATCATCCACTCGGACGAGGCGCTCCTGGCGACCGGCTTCATCTTCTCGGTCCACTTCTTCAACACCCACGGACGTCCGGAGAAGTTCCCGATGGACTTCGTCATCTTCAACGGCCAGATGTCCAAGCACGAGTTCGTCGAAGAGCGTGGCGATCAGTGGGCACGCTACGAGAAGGAAGGGATCACCGAGAAGTTCGCAGCCAAGAAGTCTTCCGGCATCTTCTACGACTTCTGCCTGAAGGCCTTCGGCTTCACCGCGCTGTTCATCGGCATCACGCTGCTGATGCTGATGGTCTACGCCTTCATGCACCCGCACCACTAA